CAGTGATAGCATGTGCTCCCTTTGCAGGAAGAAAATAGGAACAAGTGTCTTTGCAGTGTATCCGAACGGAAAAACAATAGTACATTTTGTCTGCTTCAGAGACTCACAAAGCATGAAAACTGTGGGCAGAGGATCGCCTTCGCCGCTAAGGAAGCTATGAAGACGAAGCAATTCGTGCATAAATCCAAGTATTCTGGGTGCTGCTACTTTTGCTCAAGTGACTGTAGAAATACTGGTGTGACATTCGGCCAGAGGCTCATTGTAAATTGGTGTGAGAGTGAGGTTGCgggttttctttgttggttATATAGCTTTTGTTTTGTCAAGATTGTAAAATGTAAAAATTGTCTTGATTTTAAGTTATAAATTAAAAGTGCATTGAATTTGTGGTatcaaagaacaaaaacccAAGAAGACATCAGATCTATTTTGATTGTTAGGCAATGGCATTGGCATTGGCATTGTTTGCTTTCAACAATTTCTTACTTGACTTTTTCCCTGCAAAACGGTAAACAGTAACTCCAACCCTGGAGCCATGGCACGGTGGGTCCACGTGCAAAACCTCAACCTCAAAAAGCTTCCTTGCCTTCTTGAAGAAAGCCGAGTCCTTCTTCCACCTCCTCAAGTGGGCCATCACAAACACCCTTCCCTCCTCCTCCGCCTCCTCCCCACCCGTTATCAACAAACGCAGCGTTTTAAGCAAGGGGTCGTACAGGTGATCGTGGTACACTACATCCGAGGCTACGATAAGATCAAACTCCCGCCCAATCACCTCCACGTCCTCGGCCTCTCCCCATCTCAGTGCCGCCACGTGGACGACCCCGCCGTTCGCGGCCAAAACGGCGGCATTCGCTTTTACGTTAAACGAAAGGTTAGGAATGACGTGCGGGAGGTCGGTGACCGTGACGCTAACTCCGAGCGTGACAGCGGCTGCGATTCCGACTAGGCCGGTTCCGGAGCCGAGCTCGAGGATTTTGAGCGGGGGGCGACGCGAGCCCAAGGCCGTGAGAGTGGGGCCCAGCGGGCCGGTGCTAGGGTTACGGCGGTGGTCGTCGAGGAGAGTGAGGAACGTGGTGGCGGCTGGCCAGAGCTGGAAGGAGAGACCTTGAGACGGAAGCTGCCGGATGAAGACGGTTGAGTTGATGGAGTGGAGGCAATGTTCAGTCGGTGGAAGGAGAATGGCGGCGGTGACAGGGCTTAGAGTTGCATCGTCTTCAGAACCGTCGCCTTGTTGAGCGGCCATTGTTAGATGCTCTGATGCGCCGACGAGGATTTTGGTTGCGTTTGACTTCAGTTCAATTCAATTAGGGCTTGTTTCGCGCACTATTTatgatatttatttaatttttgtaccGCCAACTTGAGTGGATTGCTATGTGGCCCCCACATGGTACAGCGGGATATTGCCTCTTTAGCAAATTTACCAAAAGGCCCCTTCCCCCTCCTGGCAGTGAAGTCTGTGTGTGATCTCATCTGTGTTTTCTGATCTGATTGACtgaaaaaaccccaaaaaaaaaaaaaaacggaaGAGATGATTCGGGCGGTGATGGTGATAAACACGCAGGGAAAGCCTCGGCTTGCCAAGTTCTACGAATTTCAGGTCGGCTCCTTCTCTTTtcagttttattatttctgtgcgtctttattattattattattttacgaTTATGTATAAAATTGCTGACTTTCCAGTTTTTGAGGTCAGCCTGTGGAGAAGCAACAGGAGCTTATACGCAGCGTCTATGgaggttctctctctctctctactgtaattaactttttatatttttcctgcaatttttaattttaatttttttacgaTTATCATAGCTTCACACTGAATTTGTTGGGTGGTTTTCTGTTCACCACTCTACTTCAAATTAGGGTTTCatgtttgattttcttttatctagTGTTATCCAGCAGAGCTGAGAATGTGAGCAATTTCGTGGATGCTGAGTCTATTTTCGGCCCGGTATTTTAGCTAATTTTTCCctcaaattctcaaattctcCATGTTTATTATGTTTCTGTATGATCtgaattggaaaagaaaaaataaacagtCCTGTTCTATTCGGCACGATTATAGGCTGTTCTTCTATATGAACCATTTCCTTTCTGGTGCAGGATACTCGCCTTGTGTACAAGCACTTTGCAACTTTgtactttgtttttgtatttgataGCTCTGAAAACGAGCTTGCCATGCTCGACCTCATACAAGGTACATAGCATAACCGGATTATATGTAGCTGGCACTGAATGCAAATGTTCAAATTTACAACATGCAGCACCTTTGACAAGTAGAGCATTCACAAATTGGTTGCttgcaaatttgcaaattTAACTTCAAATTAGTAGAATTGGGAAAGCTTTTTATGGTTGGAATTTCGATGAATTTTAAAGGGATGCTTATTGGGAATTTAAAATGCCATAAGTGAAATTTAGGGTGAAAATTTTCTTGCAAACAAGCTGAATATGAGAGTGATTAGCTTATTTCTTAGTGTTAATGCTTGTGCTTAATTATATTAAGTTTTGCTTTGATGGGATGATTTGCTTACTTCAATTCTCATTCCTACAGTTTTTGTGGAAACCCTGGACAAATGCTTCAAAAATGTGTGCGAGCTTGATGTCGTGCTCAATTACAGCAAGGTTGTACATTCCCCCCATTTGCATAATGCCTGACAAATGTGAAATtcctaaaaataataaacagtATTAGCTTTCATCACGAACTTAATAAACATTATTTGGCGTTGTTCTGTGATTGGACTATGTTGCATACAAAG
Above is a genomic segment from Prunus dulcis chromosome 7, ALMONDv2, whole genome shotgun sequence containing:
- the LOC117634556 gene encoding protein N-lysine methyltransferase METTL21A-like, with the translated sequence MAAQQGDGSEDDATLSPVTAAILLPPTEHCLHSINSTVFIRQLPSQGLSFQLWPAATTFLTLLDDHRRNPSTGPLGPTLTALGSRRPPLKILELGSGTGLVGIAAAVTLGVSVTVTDLPHVIPNLSFNVKANAAVLAANGGVVHVAALRWGEAEDVEVIGREFDLIVASDVVYHDHLYDPLLKTLRLLITGGEEAEEEGRVFVMAHLRRWKKDSAFFKKARKLFEVEVLHVDPPCHGSRVGVTVYRFAGKKSSKKLLKANNANANAIA
- the LOC117634557 gene encoding AP-3 complex subunit sigma — encoded protein: MIRAVMVINTQGKPRLAKFYEFQPVEKQQELIRSVYGVLSSRAENVSNFVDAESIFGPDTRLVYKHFATLYFVFVFDSSENELAMLDLIQVFVETLDKCFKNVCELDVVLNYSKMHTVLDEIIFGGQVLETSSTEVMKAVEEISKLETASNAISLVPKSVSAWRNR